One part of the Lapillicoccus jejuensis genome encodes these proteins:
- a CDS encoding acyltransferase family protein, protein MSTYERSAGPGPAGPVRVEPRAVRTGGPRHDTTASPTTGPARAPHLGGLDGLRALAIAAVVTYHLDPGWLPGGFLGVDVFFVVSGFLITTLLVREAEQARAGGGRATVRLGRFYVRRARRLLPALVVVIVVATLVARVVHPDLLVHVGRSIAGALTFTTNWVEITAGASYFDQTAPQLFVNTWSLAVEEQFYLLWPLAVLALLTLTTRTRPRVATAAGIGVASAALMALLVVPGQDATRVYYGTDTHLVGLMLGAALAFAYAAPGHGPLGAPRWEAARRPALVAAGAVLGLLVWRCGEDGSAPFRGGIALASLATTVLVAGLLPTPGSGRSRWRTVMDAPVLGWVGRRSYGIYLWHWPVAVMVGLDEPAARGTTAYVLTRVWVVLVTLACADLSYRFVEAPVRVWGFRACAAMVLRAVLSPFGRLPRVVAGTTVLLLLLTVAVVATAPRRTSTEAMLDANAAAAAGDPTPVSTPGATPGMPGYTAPARTPSATASAPSTTAPAPTTTAKAPSAAEAARWAMPSGGQMDVFGDSIVVGSIHALQYYFPGIRSDAKSNRRWSDGLAQVQAHSGDLRRAVVLDFGTNAGVDEATARRVLDLVGPDRMVVLVTIFGKASWIDDANATIRRLAQGRSNVVVADWNAAIAPHPELLQSDGIHPTITGAHLFAKTVRAALAQLSEQHTGTKVTLPDLPAF, encoded by the coding sequence GTGTCGACGTACGAGCGCAGCGCGGGCCCGGGGCCCGCCGGACCGGTGCGGGTCGAGCCCCGCGCGGTGCGCACGGGTGGTCCGCGGCACGACACGACGGCGTCGCCCACGACGGGGCCGGCTCGGGCCCCCCACCTCGGAGGGCTCGACGGCCTGCGCGCCCTCGCCATCGCCGCCGTCGTCACCTACCACCTCGACCCCGGGTGGCTCCCGGGCGGGTTCCTCGGCGTCGACGTGTTCTTCGTCGTCTCCGGGTTCCTCATCACCACCCTGCTCGTGCGCGAGGCCGAGCAGGCCCGCGCGGGAGGCGGGCGGGCGACCGTCCGGCTCGGCCGCTTCTACGTCCGCCGGGCGCGCCGGCTGCTGCCCGCTCTCGTCGTCGTGATCGTCGTCGCCACGCTCGTGGCGCGCGTCGTGCACCCCGACCTGCTCGTCCACGTCGGTCGCTCGATCGCGGGCGCCCTGACCTTCACGACGAACTGGGTCGAGATCACCGCCGGCGCCAGCTACTTCGACCAGACCGCACCGCAGCTCTTCGTCAACACCTGGTCGCTGGCGGTCGAGGAGCAGTTCTACCTGCTGTGGCCGCTGGCGGTCCTGGCGCTGCTGACCCTGACGACACGGACCCGGCCCCGGGTGGCGACGGCGGCGGGGATCGGGGTGGCCTCGGCCGCCCTCATGGCGCTGCTCGTCGTGCCCGGCCAGGACGCGACCCGCGTCTACTACGGCACCGACACGCACCTCGTCGGGCTCATGCTCGGCGCCGCCCTCGCCTTCGCGTACGCCGCCCCCGGCCACGGCCCGCTCGGCGCGCCCCGGTGGGAGGCGGCCCGTCGGCCCGCGCTGGTGGCCGCCGGCGCCGTCCTGGGCCTGCTCGTGTGGCGCTGCGGCGAGGACGGGTCGGCGCCCTTCCGGGGCGGCATCGCGCTGGCGTCACTCGCCACCACGGTGCTCGTCGCCGGGCTGCTGCCGACCCCGGGCAGCGGCCGGTCGCGCTGGCGCACCGTCATGGACGCGCCGGTGCTCGGCTGGGTCGGGCGTCGCTCGTACGGCATCTACCTGTGGCACTGGCCGGTCGCCGTCATGGTCGGCCTCGACGAACCCGCCGCCCGCGGCACGACGGCGTACGTCCTCACCCGCGTGTGGGTCGTGCTCGTCACCCTCGCCTGCGCCGACCTGTCCTACCGCTTCGTCGAGGCGCCGGTGCGGGTGTGGGGCTTCCGCGCCTGCGCGGCGATGGTCCTGCGGGCGGTCCTCTCCCCCTTCGGCCGGCTGCCCCGCGTGGTCGCCGGCACGACCGTGCTGCTGCTCCTGCTCACCGTCGCCGTCGTCGCGACCGCCCCCCGGCGCACGAGCACCGAGGCGATGCTCGACGCCAACGCGGCCGCGGCCGCGGGCGACCCGACGCCGGTGTCCACCCCCGGCGCGACCCCGGGGATGCCGGGGTACACCGCCCCGGCGCGGACGCCGAGCGCCACCGCGTCGGCCCCGTCCACCACCGCCCCGGCACCCACCACCACCGCGAAGGCGCCGTCCGCCGCCGAGGCCGCCCGCTGGGCCATGCCGTCCGGCGGGCAGATGGACGTCTTCGGCGACAGCATCGTCGTCGGCAGCATCCACGCGCTCCAGTACTACTTCCCGGGCATCCGGTCCGACGCGAAGTCCAACCGGCGGTGGTCGGACGGCCTGGCCCAGGTGCAGGCCCACTCCGGCGACCTGCGCCGCGCGGTCGTCCTCGACTTCGGCACCAACGCCGGCGTCGACGAGGCGACCGCCCGCCGCGTCCTCGACCTCGTCGGGCCGGACCGGATGGTCGTCCTCGTGACGATCTTCGGCAAGGCGTCCTGGATCGACGACGCCAACGCGACGATCCGCCGGCTCGCCCAGGGCCGGTCCAACGTCGTCGTCGCCGACTGGAACGCCGCCATCGCGCCGCACCCCGAGCTGCTGCAGTCCGACGGCATCCACCCGACGATCACGGGTGCGCACCTGTTCGCCAAGACGGTCCGCGCGGCGCTCGCGCAGCTCAGCGAGCAGCACACCGGCACGAAGGTCACCCTCCCCGACCTGCCCGCCTTCTGA
- a CDS encoding acylphosphatase: MDRGTDRPAERATVFVRGAVQGVGFRWWTRSRALELGLVGHARNLPDGRVEVVAQGDGAAVDRLVVLLEEDPSTTARPGRVDAVVAQWAAPRPGVDGFVEK, from the coding sequence ATGGACCGGGGCACCGACCGTCCCGCGGAGCGCGCGACCGTCTTCGTCCGGGGTGCCGTGCAGGGCGTCGGCTTCCGCTGGTGGACCCGCTCGCGCGCCCTCGAGCTGGGGCTCGTCGGGCACGCCCGCAACCTCCCCGACGGCCGGGTCGAGGTGGTCGCCCAGGGCGACGGGGCCGCGGTGGACCGTCTCGTCGTGCTGCTGGAGGAGGACCCCAGCACGACCGCTCGCCCGGGGCGGGTCGACGCCGTCGTCGCGCAGTGGGCGGCCCCGCGGCCGGGTGTGGACGGCTTCGTGGAGAAGTGA
- the egtA gene encoding ergothioneine biosynthesis glutamate--cysteine ligase EgtA, with amino-acid sequence MSTTMCATPPSTPQPSSADLHWPAPGAAAVQAARERIASSAFRECAGGRVGLELELHLVDLVDPGRRPGWDRVAGLVAQVAAAGPLPGGSRVTTEPGGQVELSGPPYDDVTAAVRALTLDEARLREVAAPLGLGLASLGADPARAPRRLSPAGRYAAMEQHFERFSVGGSGLAMMTSTAALQVNLDAGPASGWGDRLELVRALVPVLVAVSSTSPWLGGRSSGWHSMRQGTWDGIDHGRSGSVGAPERTGVAPDGRGDPAAQWADYALRGPVMLVAAEPPGPSGPTGDVRAVRERVTLADWLSGEVDLGRPATAADVDYHLSTLFPPVRPRGYLEVRSLDALPARWWPAVAALTATLVDDAVAADAARAATEPVAGEWEAAARLGPGDASVHRAALRCLEVAADRAPAPFADDVGELAQRWRDGHTLSGALRDRIERQGPVAVLLDEARTTPAPVPGATTTPAQGGQR; translated from the coding sequence ATGAGCACGACCATGTGCGCTACCCCGCCGAGCACCCCGCAGCCCTCCTCCGCGGACCTCCACTGGCCCGCGCCGGGCGCGGCCGCGGTGCAGGCCGCCCGCGAGCGGATCGCCTCGTCCGCCTTCCGCGAGTGCGCGGGCGGCCGGGTCGGCCTGGAGCTGGAGCTGCACCTCGTCGACCTCGTCGACCCGGGCCGCCGCCCCGGTTGGGACCGGGTCGCGGGGCTCGTCGCGCAGGTCGCGGCGGCGGGGCCCCTGCCCGGCGGCAGCCGGGTGACGACGGAGCCGGGCGGGCAGGTGGAGCTGTCCGGGCCGCCGTACGACGACGTCACCGCCGCCGTGCGCGCGCTCACCCTCGACGAGGCGCGCCTGCGCGAGGTGGCCGCCCCCCTCGGGCTGGGCCTGGCCTCGCTGGGGGCCGACCCCGCCCGGGCGCCGCGCCGGCTCAGCCCGGCGGGACGGTACGCCGCCATGGAGCAGCACTTCGAGCGCTTCTCGGTCGGCGGATCCGGGCTGGCCATGATGACCTCGACCGCCGCCCTCCAGGTCAACCTCGACGCCGGGCCGGCGTCCGGGTGGGGTGACCGGCTCGAGCTGGTCCGTGCGCTCGTGCCGGTCCTCGTCGCGGTCTCCTCCACCTCGCCCTGGCTGGGCGGTCGCTCCAGCGGCTGGCACTCGATGCGCCAGGGCACCTGGGACGGCATCGACCACGGTCGCAGCGGCTCGGTCGGCGCCCCCGAGCGGACCGGCGTGGCCCCCGACGGACGCGGCGACCCGGCCGCCCAGTGGGCGGACTACGCGCTGCGGGGGCCGGTGATGCTCGTCGCCGCGGAGCCCCCCGGACCGTCCGGACCGACCGGCGACGTCCGCGCCGTGCGTGAGCGGGTGACCCTGGCCGACTGGCTGTCCGGCGAGGTCGACCTGGGGCGACCCGCCACCGCGGCCGACGTCGACTACCACCTGTCCACGCTGTTCCCGCCGGTGCGCCCCCGGGGGTACCTCGAGGTGCGCAGCCTCGACGCGCTGCCGGCGCGGTGGTGGCCGGCCGTCGCCGCCCTCACGGCGACCCTCGTCGACGACGCGGTCGCCGCCGACGCCGCCCGCGCGGCCACGGAGCCGGTCGCCGGCGAGTGGGAGGCCGCCGCGCGGCTGGGTCCCGGCGACGCGTCCGTGCACCGGGCCGCGCTGCGGTGCCTGGAGGTCGCGGCCGACCGCGCGCCGGCCCCGTTCGCCGACGACGTCGGCGAGCTCGCCCAGCGCTGGCGCGACGGGCACACGCTCAGCGGGGCCCTGCGCGACCGCATCGAGCGCCAGGGTCCCGTCGCCGTGCTGCTCGACGAGGCCCGCACCACCCCCGCGCCCGTCCCGGGCGCGACCACGACCCCTGCCCAGGGAGGACAGCGATGA
- the egtB gene encoding ergothioneine biosynthesis protein EgtB, whose amino-acid sequence MTTHPSRPTPGDTGPAGTPRSRVAGVAAGLETARRRTLALTDAEDAELTRQHSPLMSPLVWDLAHIGQQEDLWLLRHGDAGAQGLLSAHVERLYDAFEHARSERVTLPLLTPAESRVFVADVRARVLDDLDRLEERDDRGDDALFPHVMVEQHEQQHVETMLATHQLREGAPLLGVGAALPPGRPLPSGATPEGSVLVSGGPFVLGVDGVDEPWSLDNERPAHVVDLPSFRIGRVPVTNADWQAFVDAGGYDEPRWWSERGWSHRREVGLTGPQFWTGDGSRRRFGLLEPLPPDEPVQHVDFFEAEAFARFAGARLPTEQEWEKACAWDPVAQRRRRWPWGDSAWTPALANLGGEALRPAPVGAYPAGASAYGVEQLVGDVWEWTSSGFEPWPGFRPMVYAQYSAPFFGGDFRVLRGGSWAVGGSSIRPSFRNWDLPIRRQIFTGLRLAWDVDPGEGA is encoded by the coding sequence ATGACGACGCACCCATCCCGGCCGACGCCGGGCGACACGGGCCCGGCCGGCACGCCCCGCAGCCGGGTCGCCGGCGTGGCGGCCGGCCTCGAGACGGCGCGGCGACGCACCCTCGCGCTCACCGACGCCGAGGACGCCGAGCTGACCCGGCAGCACAGCCCGCTGATGAGCCCGCTCGTGTGGGACCTCGCGCACATCGGCCAGCAGGAGGACCTGTGGCTGCTGCGGCACGGCGACGCCGGGGCCCAGGGCCTTCTGTCCGCCCACGTCGAGCGCCTGTACGACGCGTTCGAGCACGCCCGGTCCGAGCGGGTCACCCTGCCGCTGCTCACCCCGGCGGAGTCGCGCGTCTTCGTCGCCGACGTGCGCGCGCGGGTCCTCGACGACCTCGACCGCCTCGAGGAGCGCGACGACCGCGGCGACGACGCGCTGTTCCCCCACGTCATGGTCGAGCAGCACGAGCAGCAGCACGTCGAGACCATGCTCGCCACGCACCAGCTGCGCGAGGGCGCCCCGCTGCTCGGCGTCGGTGCCGCGCTGCCGCCGGGCCGTCCGCTGCCGTCGGGCGCGACACCCGAGGGATCGGTCCTCGTGTCGGGCGGACCGTTCGTCCTCGGGGTCGACGGGGTCGACGAGCCCTGGTCGCTGGACAACGAGCGCCCGGCCCACGTCGTGGACCTGCCCTCGTTCCGGATCGGGCGCGTCCCGGTCACCAACGCCGACTGGCAGGCCTTCGTCGACGCCGGCGGGTACGACGAGCCCCGCTGGTGGTCGGAGCGGGGCTGGTCGCACCGCCGCGAGGTGGGTCTGACCGGACCGCAGTTCTGGACCGGCGACGGCTCGCGCCGCCGTTTCGGGCTGCTCGAGCCCCTGCCGCCGGACGAGCCGGTGCAGCACGTCGACTTCTTCGAGGCCGAGGCGTTCGCCCGGTTCGCCGGGGCCCGGCTGCCCACCGAGCAGGAGTGGGAGAAGGCGTGCGCCTGGGACCCCGTCGCGCAGCGCCGGCGCCGCTGGCCCTGGGGCGACTCCGCGTGGACCCCGGCCCTGGCCAACCTCGGCGGCGAGGCGCTGCGCCCGGCGCCGGTGGGTGCCTACCCGGCGGGCGCGTCGGCGTACGGCGTCGAGCAGCTGGTCGGCGACGTCTGGGAGTGGACCTCGTCAGGGTTCGAGCCGTGGCCGGGCTTCCGCCCGATGGTCTACGCGCAGTACTCGGCGCCCTTCTTCGGTGGGGACTTCCGCGTGCTGCGCGGCGGGTCGTGGGCGGTCGGCGGCTCCTCGATCCGCCCGTCCTTCCGCAACTGGGACCTGCCGATCCGCCGGCAGATCTTCACCGGGCTGCGGCTGGCCTGGGACGTCGACCCGGGCGAGGGTGCCTGA
- the egtC gene encoding ergothioneine biosynthesis protein EgtC, producing the protein MCRHLAWVGEPRSLADLVLRPEHGLLRQSYQPRRQSRGLVNADGWGVGFWSADAPDPAVPVRWRSSRPLWGDTAFGAVAPVLRSGAVLAAVRSATVGMPLDETACAPFTDGRWLVSHNGSLDRTVLPARHEAESACDAALLAAHVLALGDDLGGPALARRVREVAALDPGARLSLLLTDGTRVLAVTWGDGLSYRRTADGLVVASEPWDDDPAWVDVPDHHLLEATRDAVAVTAIEDHP; encoded by the coding sequence ATGTGCCGCCACCTCGCGTGGGTGGGGGAGCCCCGCTCCCTCGCCGACCTGGTCCTGCGCCCCGAGCACGGGTTGCTGCGCCAGTCGTACCAGCCGCGGCGCCAGAGCCGGGGGCTGGTCAACGCCGACGGGTGGGGCGTGGGGTTCTGGTCGGCGGACGCACCGGACCCGGCCGTCCCGGTGCGCTGGCGCTCCTCCCGGCCGCTCTGGGGGGACACCGCGTTCGGCGCCGTCGCCCCCGTGCTGCGGTCGGGCGCGGTGCTCGCCGCCGTGCGCTCCGCCACCGTGGGGATGCCGCTCGACGAGACCGCGTGCGCGCCCTTCACCGACGGCCGCTGGCTCGTCTCGCACAACGGCAGCCTCGACCGCACCGTGCTGCCCGCGCGGCACGAGGCGGAGTCCGCCTGCGACGCGGCCCTGCTCGCCGCCCACGTCCTCGCCCTCGGTGACGACCTCGGCGGGCCCGCGCTCGCCCGGCGGGTGCGCGAGGTCGCCGCGCTCGACCCGGGGGCACGCCTGTCGCTCCTGCTGACCGACGGCACCCGGGTGCTCGCCGTGACCTGGGGCGACGGCCTCTCCTACCGACGGACCGCCGACGGCCTCGTGGTCGCCAGCGAGCCGTGGGACGACGACCCGGCGTGGGTCGACGTGCCCGACCACCACCTGCTCGAGGCGACCCGCGACGCGGTCGCCGTGACCGCGATCGAGGACCACCCGTGA
- the egtD gene encoding L-histidine N(alpha)-methyltransferase: MTQTAPAVHLDPQDLARQMAVDVRAGLTATPKVLPPKYFYDGRGSELFDEITRLPEYYPTRAEWAILQEHADDVASVTGAPTLVELGSGTSEKTRLLLQALTRGGILERFVPFDVDPVVLREAAEAVTAELPGLVVAPEVGDFEKHLREVPRRPGQLVAFLGSTIGNLDPGQRAVFLADVRSLLGDHGWLLLGTDLVKAPERLEAAYDDAQGVTAEFNRNVLRVINRSLGADFDVDAFVHRAVWDPRHSWVEMRLVSQREQVVRLRDLDLEVPFAAGEEMRTEISTKFTREGVTEELAAAGLGVTHWWTDPAGDVALSLSRPLPS, from the coding sequence GTGACCCAGACCGCCCCCGCCGTCCACCTCGACCCGCAGGACCTCGCGCGCCAGATGGCCGTCGACGTCCGCGCCGGTCTGACGGCGACGCCCAAGGTGCTGCCGCCCAAGTACTTCTACGACGGCCGCGGCAGCGAGCTGTTCGACGAGATCACCCGGCTCCCCGAGTACTACCCGACCCGGGCGGAGTGGGCGATCCTCCAGGAGCACGCCGACGACGTGGCCTCGGTGACCGGCGCCCCCACCCTCGTCGAGCTCGGGTCCGGCACCTCGGAGAAGACCCGGCTGCTGCTCCAGGCCCTCACCCGCGGCGGCATCCTCGAGCGCTTCGTCCCCTTCGACGTCGACCCGGTCGTCCTGCGGGAGGCGGCCGAGGCCGTCACCGCCGAGCTCCCGGGGCTGGTCGTCGCCCCCGAGGTCGGGGACTTCGAGAAGCACCTGCGCGAGGTGCCCCGCCGCCCGGGGCAGCTGGTGGCCTTCCTCGGCTCGACCATCGGCAACCTCGACCCGGGCCAGCGGGCGGTCTTCCTCGCCGACGTGCGCAGCCTGCTCGGTGACCACGGCTGGCTCCTGCTCGGCACCGACCTGGTCAAGGCCCCGGAGCGGCTCGAGGCGGCGTACGACGACGCGCAGGGCGTCACCGCGGAGTTCAACCGCAACGTGCTGCGGGTCATCAACCGCAGCCTGGGGGCCGACTTCGACGTGGACGCGTTCGTCCACCGCGCCGTGTGGGACCCGCGCCACTCATGGGTCGAGATGCGGTTGGTGTCGCAGCGCGAGCAGGTCGTGCGGCTGCGCGACCTCGACCTCGAGGTGCCCTTCGCCGCGGGGGAGGAGATGCGCACCGAGATCTCGACGAAGTTCACCCGCGAGGGCGTCACCGAGGAGCTGGCCGCCGCCGGCCTCGGGGTGACCCACTGGTGGACCGACCCCGCCGGCGACGTCGCCCTGTCGCTCTCGAGGCCGCTGCCCTCCTGA
- a CDS encoding chorismate mutase — protein sequence MADPDATPTQARPARPGVRRDVPPELAALRRSIDNIDAALIHLLAERFKATQKVGILKAEEGLPPADPGREEQQIERLRDLALDSGLDPVFAEKFLAFVVAEVIRHHEAIADATRG from the coding sequence GTGGCCGATCCCGACGCGACCCCCACCCAGGCACGCCCTGCCCGACCCGGCGTCCGGCGCGACGTCCCGCCGGAGCTGGCGGCGCTGCGCCGCAGCATCGACAACATCGACGCGGCCCTCATCCACCTCCTGGCCGAGCGGTTCAAGGCCACCCAGAAGGTCGGCATCCTCAAGGCCGAGGAGGGCCTGCCGCCGGCGGACCCGGGTCGCGAGGAGCAGCAGATCGAGCGGCTGCGCGACCTCGCCCTCGACTCGGGGCTGGACCCGGTCTTCGCCGAGAAGTTCCTCGCCTTCGTCGTCGCCGAGGTCATCCGGCACCACGAGGCGATCGCCGACGCCACCCGGGGCTGA
- a CDS encoding response regulator, with product MGEVTTSGLDGGAHPRPTLLYVEDHPASVSVMRSLLELRPQWRFLTAARLDAGLVLARTEHPDLVLLDMRLPDGTGSDGLAALRSDPATSGIPVVILTAGPPGGERPLLEAGAEQVWIKPHDLSLTLDFLDEIAARSA from the coding sequence ATGGGTGAGGTCACCACGAGCGGGCTGGACGGTGGCGCGCACCCGCGCCCGACCCTGCTCTACGTCGAGGACCACCCGGCGAGCGTCAGCGTGATGCGCTCGCTGCTCGAGCTGCGCCCGCAGTGGCGCTTCCTCACCGCGGCCCGCCTCGACGCCGGCCTCGTGCTGGCCCGCACCGAGCACCCGGACCTCGTGCTGCTCGACATGCGGCTGCCCGACGGCACGGGATCGGACGGCCTCGCGGCCCTCCGGTCCGACCCCGCCACGAGCGGGATCCCGGTCGTCATCCTCACCGCGGGTCCGCCCGGGGGCGAGCGACCCCTGCTCGAGGCGGGCGCCGAGCAGGTCTGGATCAAGCCGCACGACCTGTCCCTCACCCTCGACTTCCTCGACGAGATCGCCGCCCGCTCGGCCTGA
- a CDS encoding PAS domain-containing hybrid sensor histidine kinase/response regulator, translating to MHALIGVLALVVMTQYLVIAVVIVPRLAGLAQNGGRLISVARWGAAAFFIGCAVTHASIAVDSFVPELLGGTMEHSRADNSVTAQLVTMVVPHLAQAIGGALFIGIARSRLEVSIQSKAMAQDQRALDRQWRAAFTDAPLGIALLPVDGSDAGDAYVNAAYRRLFARAGSPGDGADALSALLPTDPEASREALSRLAAGTPVEQEVRVETPEGTRLVHATLTPVAGEQGGVRRITGIFEDVTARSLAAEELRASEQLFRQLSEGLSVGVNLREIDPPRFLYANTEYLRIVGHESVDGSTDVRSLVDRVHPEDRERFDAEYWGPVAAGRSARIELRLVDHDHGVRWLRLQSNPIGTNLVASTVEDVTARQHAAAAVMSAKAEAERANLAKSEFLSRMSHELRTPLNAVIGFGQLLKLGALSTAQDEAVTHILSGGRHLLGMIDDILDISRIETDQLEVSIEPVLAAEIIDEAVALLTPMAADHGVTVEVVPPSGDGGDVVRADRRRLRQVLLNLLSNAIKYNRPHGTARISCTAVDDGHVAIAVADTGIGIGEAAQARLFTPFDRLGQEATEIEGTGIGLALTQRLAAIMGGRLDVVSERGVGSTFTVVLPVETVPVVADTQEAEVGEAPATHRSSTLLYVEDNLPNVRLMQALVDRRPGWSLVHAGHGGLGLELATAAPPDLVLLDLHLPDINGLDVLRRLRADPRTAHLHVVVVSADANQHQVDRLTEAGADGYLTKPLDIARVFGLLDRYAADGADAGAPAVAPAVAPAVTSVRAGAERAATSAQDVDG from the coding sequence GTGCACGCTCTGATCGGGGTCCTCGCCCTCGTCGTGATGACGCAGTACCTCGTCATCGCCGTGGTCATCGTGCCCCGGCTCGCCGGGCTGGCCCAGAACGGTGGCCGCCTCATCTCGGTGGCACGGTGGGGTGCGGCCGCCTTCTTCATCGGGTGCGCCGTCACCCACGCCTCGATCGCGGTGGACAGCTTCGTGCCGGAGCTCCTCGGCGGCACGATGGAGCACTCCCGCGCCGACAACAGCGTGACCGCCCAGCTCGTGACCATGGTCGTGCCGCACCTCGCGCAGGCCATCGGGGGCGCGCTGTTCATCGGTATCGCCCGCAGCCGGCTCGAGGTGAGCATCCAGAGCAAGGCGATGGCGCAGGACCAGCGGGCGCTGGACCGCCAGTGGCGGGCCGCCTTCACCGACGCCCCCCTCGGCATCGCGCTGCTCCCCGTGGACGGTTCCGACGCCGGTGACGCCTACGTCAACGCCGCCTACCGGCGCCTCTTCGCCCGGGCCGGCAGCCCCGGTGACGGCGCGGACGCGCTCAGTGCGCTGCTCCCCACCGACCCGGAGGCGTCGCGCGAGGCCCTGAGCCGACTCGCCGCCGGCACCCCCGTCGAGCAGGAGGTGCGGGTCGAGACCCCCGAGGGCACCCGGCTCGTGCACGCGACCCTCACCCCGGTCGCCGGCGAGCAGGGCGGCGTACGACGCATCACCGGCATCTTCGAGGACGTCACCGCGCGCTCGCTCGCCGCGGAGGAGCTCCGCGCGAGCGAGCAGCTCTTCCGGCAGCTGTCCGAGGGGCTCAGCGTGGGGGTCAACCTGCGCGAGATCGACCCGCCGCGGTTCCTCTACGCCAACACCGAGTACCTGAGGATCGTCGGGCACGAGTCCGTCGACGGCAGCACCGACGTGCGCTCCCTGGTCGACCGGGTCCACCCCGAGGACCGCGAACGGTTCGACGCCGAGTACTGGGGACCGGTCGCCGCGGGTCGGTCGGCCCGGATCGAGCTGCGGCTGGTCGACCACGACCACGGGGTGCGCTGGCTGCGCCTGCAGAGCAACCCCATCGGCACCAACCTCGTCGCCAGCACCGTCGAGGACGTCACCGCCCGCCAGCACGCGGCCGCCGCCGTGATGTCGGCCAAGGCCGAGGCCGAGCGGGCCAACCTCGCCAAGAGCGAGTTCCTCTCCCGGATGAGCCACGAGCTGCGGACCCCGCTCAACGCCGTCATCGGCTTCGGTCAGCTGCTCAAGCTCGGCGCCCTCAGCACCGCGCAGGACGAGGCGGTCACCCACATCCTCTCCGGGGGTCGCCACCTCCTGGGGATGATCGACGACATCCTCGACATCTCCCGGATCGAGACCGACCAGCTCGAGGTCTCGATCGAGCCGGTCCTCGCGGCCGAGATCATCGACGAGGCCGTCGCCCTGCTCACCCCGATGGCGGCCGACCACGGCGTGACCGTCGAGGTCGTTCCCCCGTCCGGCGACGGCGGCGACGTCGTGCGCGCGGACCGCCGCCGGCTCCGGCAGGTGCTGCTCAACCTGCTGTCCAACGCCATCAAGTACAACCGCCCCCACGGCACCGCCCGGATCAGCTGCACCGCGGTCGACGACGGGCACGTCGCCATCGCGGTGGCCGACACCGGGATCGGCATCGGCGAGGCGGCCCAGGCCCGTCTCTTCACCCCCTTCGACCGGCTGGGGCAGGAGGCGACCGAGATCGAGGGCACGGGCATCGGTCTGGCGCTGACGCAGCGGCTCGCCGCGATCATGGGCGGGCGGCTCGACGTGGTCTCCGAGCGCGGCGTGGGGAGCACCTTCACGGTCGTCCTCCCCGTCGAGACGGTGCCCGTGGTCGCCGACACGCAGGAAGCCGAGGTCGGCGAGGCGCCCGCGACCCACCGGTCCTCCACCCTGCTCTACGTCGAGGACAACCTCCCGAACGTGCGGCTCATGCAGGCGCTCGTCGACCGGCGCCCGGGATGGAGCCTGGTCCACGCCGGGCACGGGGGCCTCGGGCTCGAGCTGGCGACCGCGGCCCCGCCGGACCTGGTGCTCCTCGACCTGCACCTGCCCGACATCAACGGTCTGGACGTCCTGCGGCGGCTGCGCGCCGACCCCCGCACGGCGCACCTGCACGTCGTCGTCGTCAGCGCCGACGCCAACCAGCACCAGGTCGACCGCCTCACCGAGGCCGGCGCGGACGGCTACCTCACCAAGCCGCTCGACATCGCCCGCGTGTTCGGGCTCCTGGACCGGTACGCCGCGGACGGGGCCGACGCGGGGGCGCCTGCGGTGGCGCCGGCGGTGGCGCCGGCGGTGACGTCGGTGCGGGCGGGGGCGGAGCGGGCCGCGACGAGCGCGCAGGACGTCGATGGGTGA